One Hippoglossus hippoglossus isolate fHipHip1 chromosome 5, fHipHip1.pri, whole genome shotgun sequence genomic window carries:
- the zgc:92107 gene encoding rho GTPase-activating protein 39 isoform X1, with translation MAGTSSDWVEILEPRSRERMYVNLTSGECGWEAPQGVPVRQADGNQWWELFDPQSGRFYYYNSTGRRTVWHRPQGADIVPLSQLQAMKRCSDAKRTGGSMDRHHHGTTGSISSVSSQGRCTPLPEQDGDDPIPRALETSVETTNPEMDPAVDSRSQGDGSSSELSTDGSKDPQRDASQRWQPAPGSKASMLVKVNSMSRNQPSPALQQQNLQHGVTSKSNTFTLHPSPNKPQGAHISSTQGYKTAPSGKMAADTRQAHHLRKASNGSFCLVTSESSHPSPLLSRSQTSTPRPISPQYGCTAPIYDEPVSECPIYDEPPIDMEVEGAHLYNGPPLSRLTPTHSLQKPRNPQHPHPGSRHRRNPSSSDYSPAGLECIKHMVNVDPKQGLLSGSPVPTRSPSPSSRPDPVLTQPQPHTQLQAHSLPQPRGQLKDREPGTPGPSTLDKKQNWRVLEATVQRAMEARHSRQSSQASQDFPSSTPQATANYQDSGYSTGPSPSLRRKSRRRVGAGGVVGGRPGSVGSSGELCALNERLMAEMREVVSRSNTMREVRAGIEPDMGERVVVPRTRSPADSLRWYVGGSAGTCASREDLTGAPRSLNRAGNHGNPALTPVEIPGRQKRTYEKVDTLEMSVTSQASLSSPETPGPPSQASTLELQAQLESRKKGMVDGRTASLGPHRPANHDNREGGDGAGGRAGGSSYPLSYATLRQPPPPDMGMEDWASKHLNMHKQGLFRRRVSIANMLSWNRGSIKKPMLVTSNRAVRKEACEMFKLVQAYMGDRPSRLDRRHCALLIITKCWDMPGLRDELYVQLVRQTTGNGSPRSLAAGWELMAVSLAFFAPSPKFRCYLEGYIQRHTDPTSDKKCESQTEQEVTQFIMEQQELKLKKNSKSRKKRKQNTDEEEGLPVSTYAKFCHRKLQKVAITGGKKGLRKPTLEEIDHSRRAIITPSLFGSSLEEVMERQSELFPDRKLPWVQIQLSQYVLALGGAQTEGIFRVPGDIDEVNALKLQVDQWRIPENLSDPNVPASLMKLWYRELEEPLIPMNFYMQCVSNCDDPVAAIAVVQSLPELNRLVLCYFIHFLQVFAQPSNVAITKMDVNNLAMVMAPNCLRCQSDEPRIIFENTRKEMSFLRMLIVHLETSFIEGVV, from the exons CTCTGATTGGGTGGAAATCCTGGAGCCACGCTCCCGCGAGCGCATGTATGTGAACTTGACCAGCGGAGAGTGCGGCTGGGAGGCCCCTCAAGGCGTCCCTGTCCGTCAGGCCGACGGTAACCAGTGGTGGGAGCTGTTTGACCCTCAAAGTGGCCGCTTCTACTACTACAACTCAACTGGCCGCCGCACAGTCTGGCATCGACCCCAGGGAGCTGATATAGTGCCCCTCTCCCAACTTCAGGCCATGAAGCGCTGCAGCGACGCCAAGCGGACTGGAGGGAGCATGGATAGGCACCACCATGGAACTACAGGGAGTATCAGCAGTGTGAGTAGCCAAGGGCGGTGCACCCCTCTGCCCGAGCAGGACGGAGACGACCCTATCCCCAGAGCCTTGGAGACCAGCGTGGAGACAACCAACCCTGAGATGGACCCAGCAGTGGATAGCAGATCACAGGGAGACGGAAGCAGCAGTGAGCTCAGCACAGATGGCAGCAAAGACCCACAGAG GGATGCCTCTCAAAGATGGCAGCCTGCTCCTGGTTCGAAGGCATCCATGTTGGTGAAGGTAAACAGCATGAGTCGTAACCAGCCCAGCCcagccctgcagcagcagaacctcCAGCACGGTGTGACCAGCAAATCCAACACCTTCACCCTGCATCCCTCCCCCAACAAGCCCCAAGGAGCACACATCAGCTCCACCCAGGGATATAAAACTGCTCCCTCTGGCAAAATGGCAGCTGACACACGTCAGGCCCATCACCTGAGAAAAGCCAGCAATGGCAGCTTCTGTTTGGTGACATCAGAAAGTAGTCACCCCAGTCCGCTCCTTAGCAGGTCACAAACCAGTACACCACGCCCCATCTCTCCCCAGTATGGTTGCACCGCTCCAATCTATGATGAGCCAGTTTCAGAGTGTCCCATATATGATGAACCCCCAATAGACATGGAGGTAGAGGGGGCGCACCTGTACAATGGACCACCTCTGTCTCGCCTAACACCTACACATAGCCTTCAGAAGCCCAGAAACCCCCAGCACCCTCATCCAGGATCCAGGCACAGAAGGAATCCTTCCTCTTCTGACTACAGCCCAGCTGGTCTGGAGTGCATCAAGCACATGGTGAATGTGGACCCCAAACAAGGGCTCCTATCTGGCTCTCCTGTACCCACACGCTCCCCTTCCCCTTCATCCAGGCCGGATCCTGTCTTGACCCAGCCTCAGCCACACACCCAGCTACAGGCCCACTCTTTGCCCCAACCTCGAGGGCAGTTAAAGGACAGAGAGCCAGGGACCCCGGGTCCAAGTACACTGGACAAGAAACAAAACTGGCGGGTCCTGGAGGCCACTGTGCAGCGTGCCATGGAGGCACGACACAGCAGGCAGAGCAGCCAGGCCTCGCAAGACTTCCCCTCATCGACCCCGCAGGCCACAGCAAACTATCAAGACTCTGGTTACTCCACTGGACCCTCCCCAAGTctgaggagaaagagcaggaggagggtaGGCGCTGGTGGCGTCGTAGGAGGCAGGCCGGGGTCAGTCGGCAGCAGCGGGGAGCTGTGTGCCCTCAATGAGAGGCTGATGGCTGAGATGAGGGAAGTGGTGAGTCGCTCTAACACCATGAGGGAAGTGAGAGCGGGAATTGAACCGGACATGGGGGAGAGGGTTGTCGTACCTCGAACACGCTCCCCTGCAGACTCACTCAGGTGGTATGTGGGAGGGTCAGCAGGCACGTGCGCATCTCGAGAGGACCTCACTGGGGCCCCCCGGTCACTGAATAGGGcaggtaaccatggcaaccCTGCCCTGACCCCTGTGGAGATACCGGGGAGGCAAAAACGGACATATGAAAAGGTGGACACCCTGGAGATGAGTGTGACTAGCCAAGCTAGTCTTTCCTCGCCAGAGACCCCAGGGCCACCCTCCCAG GCGAGCACCCTAGAGCTGCAGGCCCAGTTGGAGAGCCGAAAGAAAGGCATGGTGGATGGCCGGACTGCTTCCCTGGGCCCCCACCGCCCTGCCAACCATGACAACAGAGAAGGAGGTGATGGGGCAGGAGGGAGAGCGGGAGGATCCTCCTACCCGCTCTCCTACGCCACCCTGCGGCAGCCCCCGCCTCCTGACATGGGCATGGAGGATTGGGCCAGCAAGCACCTCAACATGCACAAGCAAGGCCTGTTCCGTCGCCGCGTCTCCATCGCCAACATGCTTTCGTGGAACCGCGGCTCCATCAAAAAGCCAATGCTAGTCACCAGCAACCGAGCTGTCAGGAAGGAGGCCTGTGAGATGTTCAAGTTGGTGCAGGCCTATATGGGAGACAGGCCGTCGCGCCTGGATCGCCGCCATTGCGCCCTGCTCATCATCACCAAGTGCTGGGACATGCCGGGGCTGCGGGACGAACTCTACGTGCAGCTGGTGAGGCAGACCACGGGCAATGGCAGCCCCAGGAGCTTGGCGGCGGGCTGGGAGCTGATGGCTGTCAGCTTGGCTTTCTTTGCCCCCTCGCCCAAGTTCCGCTGCTACTTGGAGGGCTACATCCAGAGACACACTGACCCCACCAGCGACAAGAAATGTGAGTCTCAGACTGAGCAAGAGG TGACTCAGTTCATAATGGAACAGCAGGAGCTAAAGCTGAAGAAGAACTCCAAGTccagaaagaagagaaaacagaacaCAGACGAGGAAGAGG GCCTGCCTGTCAGCACATACGCCAAGTTCTGCCATCGGAAACTACAGAAAGTGGCTATCACTGGTGGTAAAAAG GGTCTTCGTAAGCCCACACTGGAGGAAATCGACCACAGCAGGCGTGCCATCATCACCCCCTCCCTGTTCGGCagttctctggaggaggtgatggagaggcAGAGCGAGCTCTTCCCAGACAGGAAGCTGCCCTGGGTGCAGATTCAGCTTTCCCAGTACGTCCTGGCTCTGGGCGGGGCTCAGACAGAGGGCATCTTCAG AGTGCCTGGAGACATTGATGAAGTGAACGCACTGAAGCTCCAAGTGGACCAGTGGAGGATCCCAGAGAATCTCTCTGACCCCAATGTACCCG CCTCTCTAATGAAGCTGTGGTATCGGGAGCTGGAGGAGCCACTCATCCCCATGAACTTCTACATGCAGTGCGTCAGTAACTGTGACGACCCGGTAGCGGCCATCGCTGTGGTGCAGTCTCTTCCTGAGCTCAACAGGCTGGTGCTGTGCTACTTCATCCACTTCCTGCAG GTATTCGCTCAGCCATCCAATGTGGCCATCACCAAGATGGACGTGAACAACCTGGCCATGGTGATGGCGCCCAACTGTCTCCGGTGCCAATCCGACGAACCGCGGATCATCTTCGAGAACACGCGCAAGGAGATGTCCTTCCTGCGGATGCTCATCGTTCACCTGGAAACCAGTTTCATCGAAGGGGTGGTGTAG
- the zgc:92107 gene encoding rho GTPase-activating protein 39 isoform X2, whose translation MAGTSSDWVEILEPRSRERMYVNLTSGECGWEAPQGVPVRQADGNQWWELFDPQSGRFYYYNSTGRRTVWHRPQGADIVPLSQLQAMKRCSDAKRTGGSMDRHHHGTTGSISSVSSQGRCTPLPEQDGDDPIPRALETSVETTNPEMDPAVDSRSQGDGSSSELSTDGSKDPQRDASQRWQPAPGSKASMLVKVNSMSRNQPSPALQQQNLQHGVTSKSNTFTLHPSPNKPQGAHISSTQGYKTAPSGKMAADTRQAHHLRKASNGSFCLVTSESSHPSPLLSRSQTSTPRPISPQYGCTAPIYDEPVSECPIYDEPPIDMEVEGAHLYNGPPLSRLTPTHSLQKPRNPQHPHPGSRHRRNPSSSDYSPAGLECIKHMVNVDPKQGLLSGSPVPTRSPSPSSRPDPVLTQPQPHTQLQAHSLPQPRGQLKDREPGTPGPSTLDKKQNWRVLEATVQRAMEARHSRQSSQASQDFPSSTPQATANYQDSGYSTGPSPSLRRKSRRRVGAGGVVGGRPGSVGSSGELCALNERLMAEMREVVSRSNTMREVRAGIEPDMGERVVVPRTRSPADSLRWYVGGSAGTCASREDLTGAPRSLNRAGNHGNPALTPVEIPGRQKRTYEKVDTLEMSVTSQASLSSPETPGPPSQASTLELQAQLESRKKGMVDGRTASLGPHRPANHDNREGGDGAGGRAGGSSYPLSYATLRQPPPPDMGMEDWASKHLNMHKQGLFRRRVSIANMLSWNRGSIKKPMLVTSNRAVRKEACEMFKLVQAYMGDRPSRLDRRHCALLIITKCWDMPGLRDELYVQLVRQTTGNGSPRSLAAGWELMAVSLAFFAPSPKFRCYLEGYIQRHTDPTSDKKLTQFIMEQQELKLKKNSKSRKKRKQNTDEEEGLPVSTYAKFCHRKLQKVAITGGKKGLRKPTLEEIDHSRRAIITPSLFGSSLEEVMERQSELFPDRKLPWVQIQLSQYVLALGGAQTEGIFRVPGDIDEVNALKLQVDQWRIPENLSDPNVPASLMKLWYRELEEPLIPMNFYMQCVSNCDDPVAAIAVVQSLPELNRLVLCYFIHFLQVFAQPSNVAITKMDVNNLAMVMAPNCLRCQSDEPRIIFENTRKEMSFLRMLIVHLETSFIEGVV comes from the exons CTCTGATTGGGTGGAAATCCTGGAGCCACGCTCCCGCGAGCGCATGTATGTGAACTTGACCAGCGGAGAGTGCGGCTGGGAGGCCCCTCAAGGCGTCCCTGTCCGTCAGGCCGACGGTAACCAGTGGTGGGAGCTGTTTGACCCTCAAAGTGGCCGCTTCTACTACTACAACTCAACTGGCCGCCGCACAGTCTGGCATCGACCCCAGGGAGCTGATATAGTGCCCCTCTCCCAACTTCAGGCCATGAAGCGCTGCAGCGACGCCAAGCGGACTGGAGGGAGCATGGATAGGCACCACCATGGAACTACAGGGAGTATCAGCAGTGTGAGTAGCCAAGGGCGGTGCACCCCTCTGCCCGAGCAGGACGGAGACGACCCTATCCCCAGAGCCTTGGAGACCAGCGTGGAGACAACCAACCCTGAGATGGACCCAGCAGTGGATAGCAGATCACAGGGAGACGGAAGCAGCAGTGAGCTCAGCACAGATGGCAGCAAAGACCCACAGAG GGATGCCTCTCAAAGATGGCAGCCTGCTCCTGGTTCGAAGGCATCCATGTTGGTGAAGGTAAACAGCATGAGTCGTAACCAGCCCAGCCcagccctgcagcagcagaacctcCAGCACGGTGTGACCAGCAAATCCAACACCTTCACCCTGCATCCCTCCCCCAACAAGCCCCAAGGAGCACACATCAGCTCCACCCAGGGATATAAAACTGCTCCCTCTGGCAAAATGGCAGCTGACACACGTCAGGCCCATCACCTGAGAAAAGCCAGCAATGGCAGCTTCTGTTTGGTGACATCAGAAAGTAGTCACCCCAGTCCGCTCCTTAGCAGGTCACAAACCAGTACACCACGCCCCATCTCTCCCCAGTATGGTTGCACCGCTCCAATCTATGATGAGCCAGTTTCAGAGTGTCCCATATATGATGAACCCCCAATAGACATGGAGGTAGAGGGGGCGCACCTGTACAATGGACCACCTCTGTCTCGCCTAACACCTACACATAGCCTTCAGAAGCCCAGAAACCCCCAGCACCCTCATCCAGGATCCAGGCACAGAAGGAATCCTTCCTCTTCTGACTACAGCCCAGCTGGTCTGGAGTGCATCAAGCACATGGTGAATGTGGACCCCAAACAAGGGCTCCTATCTGGCTCTCCTGTACCCACACGCTCCCCTTCCCCTTCATCCAGGCCGGATCCTGTCTTGACCCAGCCTCAGCCACACACCCAGCTACAGGCCCACTCTTTGCCCCAACCTCGAGGGCAGTTAAAGGACAGAGAGCCAGGGACCCCGGGTCCAAGTACACTGGACAAGAAACAAAACTGGCGGGTCCTGGAGGCCACTGTGCAGCGTGCCATGGAGGCACGACACAGCAGGCAGAGCAGCCAGGCCTCGCAAGACTTCCCCTCATCGACCCCGCAGGCCACAGCAAACTATCAAGACTCTGGTTACTCCACTGGACCCTCCCCAAGTctgaggagaaagagcaggaggagggtaGGCGCTGGTGGCGTCGTAGGAGGCAGGCCGGGGTCAGTCGGCAGCAGCGGGGAGCTGTGTGCCCTCAATGAGAGGCTGATGGCTGAGATGAGGGAAGTGGTGAGTCGCTCTAACACCATGAGGGAAGTGAGAGCGGGAATTGAACCGGACATGGGGGAGAGGGTTGTCGTACCTCGAACACGCTCCCCTGCAGACTCACTCAGGTGGTATGTGGGAGGGTCAGCAGGCACGTGCGCATCTCGAGAGGACCTCACTGGGGCCCCCCGGTCACTGAATAGGGcaggtaaccatggcaaccCTGCCCTGACCCCTGTGGAGATACCGGGGAGGCAAAAACGGACATATGAAAAGGTGGACACCCTGGAGATGAGTGTGACTAGCCAAGCTAGTCTTTCCTCGCCAGAGACCCCAGGGCCACCCTCCCAG GCGAGCACCCTAGAGCTGCAGGCCCAGTTGGAGAGCCGAAAGAAAGGCATGGTGGATGGCCGGACTGCTTCCCTGGGCCCCCACCGCCCTGCCAACCATGACAACAGAGAAGGAGGTGATGGGGCAGGAGGGAGAGCGGGAGGATCCTCCTACCCGCTCTCCTACGCCACCCTGCGGCAGCCCCCGCCTCCTGACATGGGCATGGAGGATTGGGCCAGCAAGCACCTCAACATGCACAAGCAAGGCCTGTTCCGTCGCCGCGTCTCCATCGCCAACATGCTTTCGTGGAACCGCGGCTCCATCAAAAAGCCAATGCTAGTCACCAGCAACCGAGCTGTCAGGAAGGAGGCCTGTGAGATGTTCAAGTTGGTGCAGGCCTATATGGGAGACAGGCCGTCGCGCCTGGATCGCCGCCATTGCGCCCTGCTCATCATCACCAAGTGCTGGGACATGCCGGGGCTGCGGGACGAACTCTACGTGCAGCTGGTGAGGCAGACCACGGGCAATGGCAGCCCCAGGAGCTTGGCGGCGGGCTGGGAGCTGATGGCTGTCAGCTTGGCTTTCTTTGCCCCCTCGCCCAAGTTCCGCTGCTACTTGGAGGGCTACATCCAGAGACACACTGACCCCACCAGCGACAAGAAAT TGACTCAGTTCATAATGGAACAGCAGGAGCTAAAGCTGAAGAAGAACTCCAAGTccagaaagaagagaaaacagaacaCAGACGAGGAAGAGG GCCTGCCTGTCAGCACATACGCCAAGTTCTGCCATCGGAAACTACAGAAAGTGGCTATCACTGGTGGTAAAAAG GGTCTTCGTAAGCCCACACTGGAGGAAATCGACCACAGCAGGCGTGCCATCATCACCCCCTCCCTGTTCGGCagttctctggaggaggtgatggagaggcAGAGCGAGCTCTTCCCAGACAGGAAGCTGCCCTGGGTGCAGATTCAGCTTTCCCAGTACGTCCTGGCTCTGGGCGGGGCTCAGACAGAGGGCATCTTCAG AGTGCCTGGAGACATTGATGAAGTGAACGCACTGAAGCTCCAAGTGGACCAGTGGAGGATCCCAGAGAATCTCTCTGACCCCAATGTACCCG CCTCTCTAATGAAGCTGTGGTATCGGGAGCTGGAGGAGCCACTCATCCCCATGAACTTCTACATGCAGTGCGTCAGTAACTGTGACGACCCGGTAGCGGCCATCGCTGTGGTGCAGTCTCTTCCTGAGCTCAACAGGCTGGTGCTGTGCTACTTCATCCACTTCCTGCAG GTATTCGCTCAGCCATCCAATGTGGCCATCACCAAGATGGACGTGAACAACCTGGCCATGGTGATGGCGCCCAACTGTCTCCGGTGCCAATCCGACGAACCGCGGATCATCTTCGAGAACACGCGCAAGGAGATGTCCTTCCTGCGGATGCTCATCGTTCACCTGGAAACCAGTTTCATCGAAGGGGTGGTGTAG
- the zgc:92107 gene encoding rho GTPase-activating protein 39 isoform X3: protein MYVNLTSGECGWEAPQGVPVRQADGNQWWELFDPQSGRFYYYNSTGRRTVWHRPQGADIVPLSQLQAMKRCSDAKRTGGSMDRHHHGTTGSISSVSSQGRCTPLPEQDGDDPIPRALETSVETTNPEMDPAVDSRSQGDGSSSELSTDGSKDPQRDASQRWQPAPGSKASMLVKVNSMSRNQPSPALQQQNLQHGVTSKSNTFTLHPSPNKPQGAHISSTQGYKTAPSGKMAADTRQAHHLRKASNGSFCLVTSESSHPSPLLSRSQTSTPRPISPQYGCTAPIYDEPVSECPIYDEPPIDMEVEGAHLYNGPPLSRLTPTHSLQKPRNPQHPHPGSRHRRNPSSSDYSPAGLECIKHMVNVDPKQGLLSGSPVPTRSPSPSSRPDPVLTQPQPHTQLQAHSLPQPRGQLKDREPGTPGPSTLDKKQNWRVLEATVQRAMEARHSRQSSQASQDFPSSTPQATANYQDSGYSTGPSPSLRRKSRRRVGAGGVVGGRPGSVGSSGELCALNERLMAEMREVVSRSNTMREVRAGIEPDMGERVVVPRTRSPADSLRWYVGGSAGTCASREDLTGAPRSLNRAGNHGNPALTPVEIPGRQKRTYEKVDTLEMSVTSQASLSSPETPGPPSQASTLELQAQLESRKKGMVDGRTASLGPHRPANHDNREGGDGAGGRAGGSSYPLSYATLRQPPPPDMGMEDWASKHLNMHKQGLFRRRVSIANMLSWNRGSIKKPMLVTSNRAVRKEACEMFKLVQAYMGDRPSRLDRRHCALLIITKCWDMPGLRDELYVQLVRQTTGNGSPRSLAAGWELMAVSLAFFAPSPKFRCYLEGYIQRHTDPTSDKKCESQTEQEVTQFIMEQQELKLKKNSKSRKKRKQNTDEEEGLPVSTYAKFCHRKLQKVAITGGKKGLRKPTLEEIDHSRRAIITPSLFGSSLEEVMERQSELFPDRKLPWVQIQLSQYVLALGGAQTEGIFRVPGDIDEVNALKLQVDQWRIPENLSDPNVPASLMKLWYRELEEPLIPMNFYMQCVSNCDDPVAAIAVVQSLPELNRLVLCYFIHFLQVFAQPSNVAITKMDVNNLAMVMAPNCLRCQSDEPRIIFENTRKEMSFLRMLIVHLETSFIEGVV, encoded by the exons ATGTATGTGAACTTGACCAGCGGAGAGTGCGGCTGGGAGGCCCCTCAAGGCGTCCCTGTCCGTCAGGCCGACGGTAACCAGTGGTGGGAGCTGTTTGACCCTCAAAGTGGCCGCTTCTACTACTACAACTCAACTGGCCGCCGCACAGTCTGGCATCGACCCCAGGGAGCTGATATAGTGCCCCTCTCCCAACTTCAGGCCATGAAGCGCTGCAGCGACGCCAAGCGGACTGGAGGGAGCATGGATAGGCACCACCATGGAACTACAGGGAGTATCAGCAGTGTGAGTAGCCAAGGGCGGTGCACCCCTCTGCCCGAGCAGGACGGAGACGACCCTATCCCCAGAGCCTTGGAGACCAGCGTGGAGACAACCAACCCTGAGATGGACCCAGCAGTGGATAGCAGATCACAGGGAGACGGAAGCAGCAGTGAGCTCAGCACAGATGGCAGCAAAGACCCACAGAG GGATGCCTCTCAAAGATGGCAGCCTGCTCCTGGTTCGAAGGCATCCATGTTGGTGAAGGTAAACAGCATGAGTCGTAACCAGCCCAGCCcagccctgcagcagcagaacctcCAGCACGGTGTGACCAGCAAATCCAACACCTTCACCCTGCATCCCTCCCCCAACAAGCCCCAAGGAGCACACATCAGCTCCACCCAGGGATATAAAACTGCTCCCTCTGGCAAAATGGCAGCTGACACACGTCAGGCCCATCACCTGAGAAAAGCCAGCAATGGCAGCTTCTGTTTGGTGACATCAGAAAGTAGTCACCCCAGTCCGCTCCTTAGCAGGTCACAAACCAGTACACCACGCCCCATCTCTCCCCAGTATGGTTGCACCGCTCCAATCTATGATGAGCCAGTTTCAGAGTGTCCCATATATGATGAACCCCCAATAGACATGGAGGTAGAGGGGGCGCACCTGTACAATGGACCACCTCTGTCTCGCCTAACACCTACACATAGCCTTCAGAAGCCCAGAAACCCCCAGCACCCTCATCCAGGATCCAGGCACAGAAGGAATCCTTCCTCTTCTGACTACAGCCCAGCTGGTCTGGAGTGCATCAAGCACATGGTGAATGTGGACCCCAAACAAGGGCTCCTATCTGGCTCTCCTGTACCCACACGCTCCCCTTCCCCTTCATCCAGGCCGGATCCTGTCTTGACCCAGCCTCAGCCACACACCCAGCTACAGGCCCACTCTTTGCCCCAACCTCGAGGGCAGTTAAAGGACAGAGAGCCAGGGACCCCGGGTCCAAGTACACTGGACAAGAAACAAAACTGGCGGGTCCTGGAGGCCACTGTGCAGCGTGCCATGGAGGCACGACACAGCAGGCAGAGCAGCCAGGCCTCGCAAGACTTCCCCTCATCGACCCCGCAGGCCACAGCAAACTATCAAGACTCTGGTTACTCCACTGGACCCTCCCCAAGTctgaggagaaagagcaggaggagggtaGGCGCTGGTGGCGTCGTAGGAGGCAGGCCGGGGTCAGTCGGCAGCAGCGGGGAGCTGTGTGCCCTCAATGAGAGGCTGATGGCTGAGATGAGGGAAGTGGTGAGTCGCTCTAACACCATGAGGGAAGTGAGAGCGGGAATTGAACCGGACATGGGGGAGAGGGTTGTCGTACCTCGAACACGCTCCCCTGCAGACTCACTCAGGTGGTATGTGGGAGGGTCAGCAGGCACGTGCGCATCTCGAGAGGACCTCACTGGGGCCCCCCGGTCACTGAATAGGGcaggtaaccatggcaaccCTGCCCTGACCCCTGTGGAGATACCGGGGAGGCAAAAACGGACATATGAAAAGGTGGACACCCTGGAGATGAGTGTGACTAGCCAAGCTAGTCTTTCCTCGCCAGAGACCCCAGGGCCACCCTCCCAG GCGAGCACCCTAGAGCTGCAGGCCCAGTTGGAGAGCCGAAAGAAAGGCATGGTGGATGGCCGGACTGCTTCCCTGGGCCCCCACCGCCCTGCCAACCATGACAACAGAGAAGGAGGTGATGGGGCAGGAGGGAGAGCGGGAGGATCCTCCTACCCGCTCTCCTACGCCACCCTGCGGCAGCCCCCGCCTCCTGACATGGGCATGGAGGATTGGGCCAGCAAGCACCTCAACATGCACAAGCAAGGCCTGTTCCGTCGCCGCGTCTCCATCGCCAACATGCTTTCGTGGAACCGCGGCTCCATCAAAAAGCCAATGCTAGTCACCAGCAACCGAGCTGTCAGGAAGGAGGCCTGTGAGATGTTCAAGTTGGTGCAGGCCTATATGGGAGACAGGCCGTCGCGCCTGGATCGCCGCCATTGCGCCCTGCTCATCATCACCAAGTGCTGGGACATGCCGGGGCTGCGGGACGAACTCTACGTGCAGCTGGTGAGGCAGACCACGGGCAATGGCAGCCCCAGGAGCTTGGCGGCGGGCTGGGAGCTGATGGCTGTCAGCTTGGCTTTCTTTGCCCCCTCGCCCAAGTTCCGCTGCTACTTGGAGGGCTACATCCAGAGACACACTGACCCCACCAGCGACAAGAAATGTGAGTCTCAGACTGAGCAAGAGG TGACTCAGTTCATAATGGAACAGCAGGAGCTAAAGCTGAAGAAGAACTCCAAGTccagaaagaagagaaaacagaacaCAGACGAGGAAGAGG GCCTGCCTGTCAGCACATACGCCAAGTTCTGCCATCGGAAACTACAGAAAGTGGCTATCACTGGTGGTAAAAAG GGTCTTCGTAAGCCCACACTGGAGGAAATCGACCACAGCAGGCGTGCCATCATCACCCCCTCCCTGTTCGGCagttctctggaggaggtgatggagaggcAGAGCGAGCTCTTCCCAGACAGGAAGCTGCCCTGGGTGCAGATTCAGCTTTCCCAGTACGTCCTGGCTCTGGGCGGGGCTCAGACAGAGGGCATCTTCAG AGTGCCTGGAGACATTGATGAAGTGAACGCACTGAAGCTCCAAGTGGACCAGTGGAGGATCCCAGAGAATCTCTCTGACCCCAATGTACCCG CCTCTCTAATGAAGCTGTGGTATCGGGAGCTGGAGGAGCCACTCATCCCCATGAACTTCTACATGCAGTGCGTCAGTAACTGTGACGACCCGGTAGCGGCCATCGCTGTGGTGCAGTCTCTTCCTGAGCTCAACAGGCTGGTGCTGTGCTACTTCATCCACTTCCTGCAG GTATTCGCTCAGCCATCCAATGTGGCCATCACCAAGATGGACGTGAACAACCTGGCCATGGTGATGGCGCCCAACTGTCTCCGGTGCCAATCCGACGAACCGCGGATCATCTTCGAGAACACGCGCAAGGAGATGTCCTTCCTGCGGATGCTCATCGTTCACCTGGAAACCAGTTTCATCGAAGGGGTGGTGTAG